In Peromyscus maniculatus bairdii isolate BWxNUB_F1_BW_parent chromosome 21, HU_Pman_BW_mat_3.1, whole genome shotgun sequence, one DNA window encodes the following:
- the LOC143269981 gene encoding uncharacterized protein LOC143269981 — translation MIRPQSSMSRHIPQFCGVLGHTFMEFLKGSGDYCQAQHDLYADK, via the exons ATGATTAGGCCACAATCTTCAATGAGTAGACATATTCCT CAGTTCTGTGGTGTTCTTGGTCACACATTTATGGAGTTTCTGAAGGGCAGTGGAGATTACTGCCAGGCACAGCACGACCTCTATGCAGACAAGTGA
- the Ptp4a1 gene encoding protein tyrosine phosphatase type IVA 1 isoform X2, with amino-acid sequence MARMNRPAPVEVTYKNMRFLITHNPTNATLNKFIEELKKYGVTTIVRVCEATYDTTLVEKEGIHVLDWPFDDGAPPSNQIVDDWLSLVKIKFREEPGCCIAVHCVAGLGRAPVLVALALIEGGMKYEDAVQFIRHGVELLTASNFCIWRSTVLKCGCASRIPMVIETTVVFNKTGVPDAIALEVELQMGRDLSYIINQRMGLLNKSTEASTVILKTSFTRPQA; translated from the exons ATGGCTCGAATGAACCGCCCTGCTCCTGTGGAAGTCACATACAAGAACATGAGATTCCTTATTACACACAATCCAACCAATGCGACCTTAAACAAATTTATAGAG GAACTTAAGAAGTATGGAGTTACCACAATAGTAAGAGTATGTGAAGCAACTTACGACACTACTCTTGTGGAGAAAGAAGGCATTCATGTTCTT GATTGGCCTTTTGATGATGGTGCACCACCATCCAACCAGATTGTCGATGACTGGTTAAGTCTTGTAAAGATTAAGTTTCGTGAAGAACCTGGCTGCTGTATTGCTGTCCATTGTGTTGCAGGCCTTGGCAG AGCTCCAGTGCTTGTTGCCCTAGCATTAATTGAAGGTGGAATGAAATATGAAGATGCAGTACAGTTCATAAGACA CGGCGTGGAGCTTTTAACAGCAAGCAACTTTTGTATCTGGAGAAGTACCGTCCTAAAATGCGGCTGCGCTTCAAGGATTCCAATGGTCATAGAAACAACTGTTGTATTCAATAAAACTGGGGTGCCTGATGCCATTGCCTTGGAAGTGGAACTTCAGATGGGACGTGATTTGTCATACATAATTAACCAACGTATGGGCTTATTGAATAAGTCTACTGAAGCTTCCACAGTAATATTGAAAACCAGTTTTACCAGGCCACAAGCTTGA
- the Ptp4a1 gene encoding protein tyrosine phosphatase type IVA 1 isoform X1 — MARMNRPAPVEVTYKNMRFLITHNPTNATLNKFIEELKKYGVTTIVRVCEATYDTTLVEKEGIHVLDWPFDDGAPPSNQIVDDWLSLVKIKFREEPGCCIAVHCVAGLGRAPVLVALALIEGGMKYEDAVQFIRQKRRGAFNSKQLLYLEKYRPKMRLRFKDSNGHRNNCCIQ; from the exons ATGGCTCGAATGAACCGCCCTGCTCCTGTGGAAGTCACATACAAGAACATGAGATTCCTTATTACACACAATCCAACCAATGCGACCTTAAACAAATTTATAGAG GAACTTAAGAAGTATGGAGTTACCACAATAGTAAGAGTATGTGAAGCAACTTACGACACTACTCTTGTGGAGAAAGAAGGCATTCATGTTCTT GATTGGCCTTTTGATGATGGTGCACCACCATCCAACCAGATTGTCGATGACTGGTTAAGTCTTGTAAAGATTAAGTTTCGTGAAGAACCTGGCTGCTGTATTGCTGTCCATTGTGTTGCAGGCCTTGGCAG AGCTCCAGTGCTTGTTGCCCTAGCATTAATTGAAGGTGGAATGAAATATGAAGATGCAGTACAGTTCATAAGACA AAAGCGGCGTGGAGCTTTTAACAGCAAGCAACTTTTGTATCTGGAGAAGTACCGTCCTAAAATGCGGCTGCGCTTCAAGGATTCCAATGGTCATAGAAACAACTGTTGTATTCAATAA